The genomic stretch GTGGGTCATTGCAAAGGACACTcctagatagatggagagaaagataCACCTCTTATTGAAAGTCACTGTATAACCTGGTGTAACACGCTCATTCAGATAACTCAACTTTATTACAAGTTTAACCCAAATTAACCATGGACTTGTATGGGTTCATGACAGAGGGTAGACATACAATTACTGCATAAATAAATCAAACAACATATTGTTTCATTTTTGTCTGTTTAATCTTCCATTTTAACCCttctttcttgttttttttattcgGTCTAAACGTTAGTAAAACATGGTTTAGGGCTATTTATTAGAACCAAAGAAAGAGGCTTAGAGCATTGTAAATTAATCCTTgggtccatatatatatatatatttttttttaagagAGTAGAAGAGAAGCTGACCTCATACTACCTGCACGTTAcgcaccaccacacacacaaaaaatgtaGAATAGAAGTTGTTCACATTCACAATTGAAATAGTTGTAATCATTTCTCTGTTTTTTTACCTTGCTTTGGATCCGTCTGATAATTTGTGAAAGAAGCAGCTACATTGAGACGGACACGCGCTGCAAACAAACGGTCCGAAGCAAAATAATGTCAAGCAGAAACCCAGGCTAAAACCTCGAAACATTTTCTCTCCGAAACTATACTACCAAAATATAGGCCTACTATCAAACTAAACTACAAGATCTcttttgaaagaaaaaaaaaagtaatGTTTATTTCGTTCTTCCAAGCCAGCGACGCATCGTGTTGCTATCTCAGTGCCTCATACAGGTCTGAACGTCGTTCTGAAACCCGAGATTAAAAGGATAGACATGGATTAGTGGAAAGGATTTATTTTCATTGACACGATTATTGCCCCATGGCAAATGACAGGCAGGCTGTGTCGTTTCGCTTTGTTTATATACAGAGTAAAACCCTTCCATGTAGTTTATTGAAGGGTTTATTATGGAGATTGGTTCGTTTTTGGCGGTTCATTGACTGTTATAGTCGCGCTGCATGCTATTCTATTGAATGTGAATTCGTGAGTGAAGTGAAATGCAAAAAGGAAACGGCTGCCAATGGATAATTGCTACCATTAAAATATAACCATGTAATAAATAGTATACATATGTTTAATTTTACGGGATTTGCttcaatatatttattaaatattttttgaaAACCTCATTATTAGCACAATTTACTCCCAAACCCCTCATTTACATTTTTCACATCAAACTCAGTCAGGTCAAAAAGAAAATAGCCATTTGGGATTCTAAGGGATCAGAAAATATTTAGTTTTTCTTTTTATATCGAGAATTATTGCATTATTATATAGAGTATACGGTTGCATACCATGGATTTGACACATAACCcataaccccccaaaaaaaaaaaatgtacgaaAATCGTCGCCAAATGTTCAGGCTCCACAAGTTATCTATGAAGAAGTTCACTTTACTGTGACAAAGTCACACTGATGAAGCATCCACCAGTATTATCAAAACACATACAGTCGCCTACTATCCCACAATGCACAGTGGTGTATGGAGAACAAGACCCCAGTGGGAACGTCAATAACATGGAAAGGACCAATGGACGGAAGCTAAGAGTAATGTTAAACAGAACGTTCTTCCATTCATTGGATAGGTGTGAAAAATGTTAATCATTTGTATATTTTGGTGAGTCAGGGTTCTACTGTACACAAGGGGTCATCTGACACTGTTTCAATATTCTACTGTACACAAGGGGTCATCTGACACGGTTTCAATATTCTACTGTACACAAGGGGTCATCTGACACTGTTTCAATATTCTACTGTACACAAGGGGTCATCTGACACTGTTTCAATATTCTACTGTACACAAGGGGTCATCTGACACTGTTTCAATATTCTACTGTACACAAGGGGTCATCTGACACTGTTTCAATATTCTACTGTACACAAGGGGTCATCTGATACTGTTTAAATATTCTACTGTACACAAGGGGTCATCTGACACTGTTTCAATATTCTACTGTACACAAGGGGTCATCTGACACTGTTTCAATATTCTACTGTACACAAGGGGTCATCTGACACTGTTTCAATATTCTACTGTACACAAGGGGTCATCTGACACTGTTTCAATATTCTACTGTACACAAGGGGTCATCTGACACTGTTTCAATATTCTACTGTACACAAGGGGTCATCTGACACTGTTTCAATATTCTACTGTACACAAGGGGTCATCTGACACTGTTTCAATATTCTACTGTACACAAGGGGTCATCTGACACTGTTTCAATATTCTACTGTACACAAGGGGTCATCTGACACTGTTTCAATATTCTACTGTACACAAGGGGTCATCTGACACGGTTTCAATATTCTACTGTACACAAGGGGTCATCTGACACTGTTTCAATATTCTACTGTACACAAGGGGTCATCTGACACTGTTTCAATATTCTACTGTACACAAGGGGTCATCTGACACTGTTTCAATATTCTACTGTACACAAGGGGTCATCTGACACTGTTTCAATATTCTACTGTACACAAGGGGTCATCTGACACTGTTTCAATATTCTACTGTACACAAGGGGTCATCTGACACTGTTTCAATATTCTACTGTACACAAGGGGTCATCTGACACTGTTTCAATATTCTACTGTACACAAGGGGTCATCTGACACTGTTTCAATATTCTACTGTACACAAGGGGTCATCTGACACTGTTTCAATATTCTACTGTACACAAGGGGTCATCTGACACTGTTTCGATATTCTACTGTACACAAGGGGTCATCTGACACGGTTTCAATATTCTACTGTACACAAGGGGTCATCTGACACTGTTTCAATATTCTACTGTACACAAGGGGTCATCTGACACTGTTTCAATATTCTACTGTACACAAGGGGTCATCTGACACTGTTTCAATATTCTACTGTACACAAGGGGTCATCTGACACTGTTTCAATATTCTACTGTACACAAGGGGTCATCTGACACTGTTTCAATATTCTACTGTACACAAGGGGTCATCTGACACGGTTTCAATATTCTACTGTACACAAGGGGTCATCTGACACTGTTTCAATATTCTACTGTACACAAGGGGTCATCTGACACGGTTTCAATATTCTACTGTACACAAGGGGTCATCTGACACTGTTTCAATATTCTACTGTACACAAGGGGTCATCTGACACTGTTTCAATATTCTACTGTACACAAGGGGTCATCTGACACTGTTTCAATATTCTACTGTACACAAGGGGTCATCTGAAACTGTTTCAATATTCTACTGTACACAAGGGGTCATCTGACACTGTTTCAATATTCTACTGTACACAAGGGGTCATCTGACACTGTTTCAATATTCTACTATACACAAGGGGTCATCTGATACTGTTTCAATATTCTACTGTACACAAGGGGTCATCTGAAACTGTTTCAATATTCTACTGTACACAAGGGGTCATCTGACACGGTTTCAATATTCTACTGTACACAAGGGGTCATCTGACACGGTTTCAATATTCTACTGTACACAAGGGGTCATCTGACACTGTTTCAATATTCTACTGTACACAAGGGGTCATCTGACACGGTTTCAATATTCTATGACTGTGCTTCTTCATCCATTTAATGTTTATAAACTTTTTTTCTGCAGGTCTGGGCACAAATTAGTGGGTAAAAAAACTACTGACCCCTCCTGACACTTTATATCAAACTACTGACCCCTCCTCCTGATACTTTATATCAAACTACTGACCCCTCCTCCTGATACTTTATATCAAACTACTGACCCTCCTCCTGATACTTTATATCAAactactgacccctcctgatACTTTATATCAAACTACTGACCCCTCCTCCTGATACTTTATATCAAACTACTGACTCCTCCTGATACTTTATATCAAactactgacccctcctgatACTTTATATCAAACTACTGACCCCTCCTCCTGATACTTTATATCAAACTACTGACTCCTCCTGACACTTTATATCAAACTACTGACCCCTCCTCCTGATACTTTATATCAAACTACTGACCCCTCCTGACACTTTATATCAAACTACTGACCCCTCCTCCTGACACTTTATATCAAACTACTGACCCTCCTCCTGATACTTTATATCAAACTACTGACCCCTCCTCCTGATACTTTATATCAAACTACTGACTCCTCCTCCTTGATACTTTATATCAAACTACTGACCCTCCTCCTGACACTTTATATCAAACTACTGACTCCTCCTCCTGAAACTTTATATCAAACTACTGACCCTCCTCCTGACACTTTATATCAAactactgacccctcctgatACTTTATATCAAACTACTGACCCTCCTCCTGATACTTTATATCAAACTACAAGGGGTCATGAACTGTGCTTGACACTGTTTCAATATTCCTCCTCCTGAAACTTTATATCAAACTACTGACCTCCTCCTGACACTTTATATCAAACTACTGACCCTCCTCCTGATACTTTATATCAAactactgacccctcctgatACTTTATATCAAACTACTGTGCCCTCCTCCTGATACTTTATATCAAACTACTGACCCTCCTCCTGATACTTTATATCAAACTACTGACTCCTCCTCCTGATACTTTATATCAAACTACTGACCCCTCCTCCTGATACTTTATATCAAACTACTGACCCCTCCTCCTGATACTTTATATCAAACTACTGACCCCTCCTCCTGATACTTTATATCAAACTACTGACCCCTCCTCCTGATACTTTATATCAAACTACTGACCCCTCCCCTGATACTTTATATCAAACTACTGACCCCTCCTCCTGACACTTTATATCAAACTACTGACCCCTCCTCCTGATACTTTATATCAAACTACTGACCCCTCCTCCTGATACTTTATATCAAACTACTGACCCCTCCTCCTGATACTTTATATCAAACTACTGACCCCTCCTCCTGATACTTTATATCAAACTACTGACCCCTCCTGACACTTTATATCAAACTACTGACCCCTCCTCCTGATACTTTATATCAAACTACTGACCCCTCCTCCTGATACTTTATATCAAACTACTGACCCTCCTCCTGACACttatatgcacacatgactgtaagtcgctttttATAAAagctctgctaaatggcatatattattatatatattactttATATCAAACTACTGACCCCTCCTCCTGATACTTTATATCAAactactgacccctcctgatACTTTATATCAAACTACTGACCCCTCCTCCTGACACTTTATATCAAACTACTGACCCCTCCTCCTGACACTTTATATCAAACTACTGACCCCTCCTCCTGATACTTTATATCAAACTACTGACCCCTCCTCCTGACACTTTATATCAAACTACTGACCCCTCCTCCTGATACTTTATATCAAACTACTGACCCCTCCTCCTGACACTTTATATCAAACTACTGACCCCTCCTCCTGATACTTTATATCAAACTACTGACCCCTCCTCCTGATACTTTATATCAAACTACTGACCCCTCCTCCTGATACTTTATATCAAACTACTGACCCCTCCTCCTGACACTTTATATCAAACTACTGACTCCTCCCCTGATACTTTATATCAAACTACTAACCCTCCTCCTGATACTTTATATCAAACTACTGACCCCTCCTCCTGATACTTTATATCAAACTACTGACCCCTCCTCCTGACACTTTATATCAAACTACTGACCCCTCCTCCTGATACTTTATATCAAACTACTGACCCCTCCTCCTGACACTTTATATCAAACTACTGACCCCTCCCCTGATACTTTATATCAAACTACTGACCCCTCCTCCTGATACTTTATATCAAACTACTGACCCCTCCTCCTGATACTTTATATCAAACTACTGACCCCTCCTCCTGATACTTTATATCAAACTACTGACCCCTCCTCCTGATACTTTATATCAAACTACTGACCCCTCCTCCTGATACTTTATATCAAACTACTGACCCCTCCTCCTGACACTTTATATCAAACTACTGACCCCTCCTCCTGATACTTTATATCAAactactgacccctcctgatactctattccctagtccctatgtagtgcagtacTTTGGGTCAGTAGTTTGATATTAAGGACAGTAGTGCACCATTTAGGGAATATagttccatttgggacaggccCATGAACAGCCAGATGCTTTAAACAACTACGTAGTGCAGTACTTTGGACAACTACGTGTCTTTAAACCAGTCATCTAGCTATGTCCCTTaccatctcaaatcaaatctaatctaattgtattagtcacatgtgccgaatacaactgtgaaatgcttacttactagcccttaaccaacaatacggCTGTTTAGGAGCCccttggacctagatttggccCTCCGGTAACGCTTGCCGTGCagtaccagagagaacagtctatgactagggtggctggattcTTTGACAATTGCTGTCCACTTTCATTCTGGAGGATTTTCtatgaaaatgtgtgtgtgtgtgtgtgtgtgtgcgtgtgtgtgtgcgtgtgtgtgtgcgtgcgtgtgtgtgtgcgtgcatgtgtgtgtgtatgtgcgtgtgtgtgtgtgtgcgcgtgtgtatgtatgtgcgtgcgtgcgtgtgtgtgtgtgtgtgcgtatgtatgtgcgtgcgtgtgtgtgtgtgtatgtgtgtgcttgcgtgtgtgtgtgtgtgtgtgtgtgtgtgtgtgtgtgtgtgtgtgtgtgtgtgtgtgtgcgtgtgcgtgtgcgtgtgtatctgcgtgtgtgtatgggcgtgtgtatgtgcgtgtgtgtgtgtgtgtgcgtgcatgtgcgtgcgtgttgtgtgtgtgtgagtgtgtcgcCTAAATTCTATGAATCAACATTTGTAAAACAGGTCTTTGCTGCTTTAGTAATAAACTACAAATGAGAGAATGAGTTTTAGTTTTTACATTGTCACGATGAAATGTTTTGGTGTCACTCCGTGTCTGAAGCGTGAACTCAGGAAGCTGGAGTGACATCAACAGCGCAGCCTTTGTTTCCAGATTATGACGGTAGGTGAAATTAAATGTGTCCTAACTCACAGGCAACCCAGGCCCACTACACTAGCAGTAGAATTTATACAAAGCCATATTGCAACCTTTGGGAGCTGTTTCTCATGCCATAGAAGGCAGGGTCTTTGATTACAATGTAATATCGCTCCTCCAGTTTATCTGGGATTCACATGGTATCCTGTTAATTGTATGTAATGCACTACTGGTCCTGGTCAAGGTCAAGGTTAGTGCACTACTGGTCCTGGTCAAGGTCAAGGTTAGTGCACTACTGGTCCTGGTCAAGGTCAAGGTTAGTGCACTACTGGTCCTGGCCAAGGTCAAGGTTAGTGCACTACTGGTCCTGGCCAAGGTTAGTGCACTACTGGTCCTGGTCAAGGTTAGTGCACTACTGGTCCTGGCCAAGGTTAGTGCACTACTGGTCCTGGTCAAGGTCAAGGTTAGTGCACTACTGGTCCTGGTCAAGGTCAAGGTTAGTGCACTACTGGTCCTGGCCAAGGTTAGTGCACTACTGGTCCTGGTCAAGGTCAAGGTTAGTGCACTACTGGTCCTGGTCAAGGTCAAGGTTAGTGCACTACTGGTCCTGGTCAAGGTCAAGGTTAGTGCACTACTGGTCCTGGTCAAGGTCAAGGTTAGTGCActactggtcctggtcctggtcaaggttagtgcactactggtcctggtcctggtcaaggTTAGTGCACTACTGGTCCTGGTCAAGGTCAAGGTTAGTGCACTTCTGGTCCTGGTCAAGGTTAGTGCACTACTGGTCCTGGTCAAGGTTAGTGCACTACTGGTCCTGGTCAAGGTTAGTGCTCTACTGGTCCTGGTCAAGGTTAGTGCACTACTGGTCCTGGTCAAGGTTAGTGCTCTACTGGTCCTGGTCAAGGTTAGTGCAATTCTGGTCCTGGCCAAGGTTAGTGCTCTACTGGTCCTGGTCAAGTTTAGTGCATTTCTGGTCCTGGTCAAGGTTAGTGCACTACTGGTTCTGGTCAAGGTCAAGGTTAGTGCACTACTGGTGCTGGCCAAGGTCAAGTTTAGTGCATTTCTGGTCCTGGTCAAGGTTAGTGCACTACTGGTTCTGGTCAAGGTCAAGGTTAGTGCACTACTGGTGCTGGCCAAGGTCAAGTTTAGTGCATTTCTGGTCCTGGTCAAGGTTAGTGCACTACTGGTTCTGGTCAAGGTTAGTGCTCTACTGGTCCTGGTCAAGGTTAGTGCACTACTGGTCCTGGTCAAGGTTAGTGCTCTACTGGCCCTGGTCAAGGTTAGTGCTCTATTGGTCCTGGTCAAGGTCAAGGTTAGTGCACTACTGGTGCTGGCCAAGGTCAAGTTTAGTGCATTTCTGGTCCTGGTCAAGGTTAGTGCACTACTGGTTCTGGTCAAGGTTAGTGCACTATTGGTCCTGGTCAAGGTTAGTGCACTACTGGTCCTGGTCAAGGTTAGTGCACTACTGGGTCTGGTCAAGGTTAGTGCACTACTGGGTCTGGTCAAGGTTAGTGCACTACTGGGTCTGGTCAAGGTTAGTGCACTACTGGGTCTGGTCAAGGTTAGTGCACTAAACAGAGAGCAAGCTCTAATGTTAATGTCTTGACATTACAGTCATTTagaagatgctcttatccagCGAAACTtccaggagcaattagggttacatgccttgctcaagggcacatcgataGATGTTTCACGTAGGGGATTCGAAccggcaacctttcagttactggcccaatgctcttgatcgctaggctacctgccgtccccggCTGGTTTTATGTTATGAAAATACCcttttttgtgtttgtttttttaggAACTTGAGTCTCAATTTACTGTTAAAATTTAGAGTAGTAGAATACACAAAAGGTGTGAgtttgaaatttggttgtgcatcagcagtttttctctggttttgtcagtcactgacagtctcTCAATTagccatgttagctagctattttttttagattggtaagttagtctagacagttatctaaacttgtagtaatcatggctgaATACCGACATGGCACGCAGGGCACGTGCCGAGGGGCCCTAAcctccaggggccctgacctccagagggccctgacctccaggggccctgacctccagagggccctgacctccaggggccctgacctccaggggccctgacctccaggggccctgacctccaggggccctgacctccaggggccctgacctccaggggccctgacctccagagggccctgacctccaggggccctgacctccagagggccctgacctccaggggccctgacctccaggggccctgacctccagagggtcctgacctccaggggccctgacctccaggtgCCCTGACCTCCagagggccctgacctccaggggccctgacctccagagggccctgacctccagagggccctgacctccaggggccctgacctccagagtgccctgacctccaggggccctgacctccaggggccctgacctccaggggccctaacctccaggggccctgacctccagagggccctgacctccagagggccctgacctccagaggGCCTTCATTGTTATCATTAACgtggcataagtcatggcaaaacgTGTAGAATTTCAGAAAATTtcctttaaaactgcaaaaatttATTTTTGCCGCACGGctaaatgagtagaattgcatgattttttaaaaataaaattgcACAAGCAAAATCGCCGCCCCAATGGCAAAACCTGTAGATCAAACAGAAAAcctgctttaaaactgcaacgtTGGGGATCTATGGATTAAGAATGAACCTGAACTAATGGTGTTGACTGTGATTTGTCATGGGCTGAAGCTCCCTGTATGACATTGTTGTCTTGTCGACTGTGTTTGTTGTGTCTGTTCAGATTTTtggtgttattttttattttttgtgttgtgtggtgtgaaAAAATGTATGAAATTATTAGGTGACTTTGGGACATCACTAACAATGCTACGTTCTTGGAACTAAGGTTTCCTTTTACCCACCAACATTTAGCCAGATTAAAGGATTGCTACATTTAAACTTGTTGCATTGTTAAACCAATAATTCACTGGACAAGGGTCTCTCAGTCCATTCACTATGCAGTGTCAGCTTCCAACTGACACGCACAGTTACTTATGATGTCATGGATGGTTGAGGCAGCAGGTCGGTCCTATACCTATCGAAGTAAGAGAGAGATCCTTCATCTTCACACGGCATATAATGTTTAGCCTACTAAGTGTACTAAGAATGTATGACCTGTAGGTTTAGAGTTCAGTGATAATATAAAGTATGTTATTGGTCATTACGAGCCAACAATTTGAGAAAGTCGGTTTCTCTGTCAGTTATGTGCTTTGCAAAATTGGTGCGCAGAAACCACTTCAATGAATACGACCGTTTAAGGGAGAAAAGATAAAAATCAGCGGGAAAATAAAAAATAGCTGTTGCCCAGTGTGTGTCAAACTCTTCTGCTATTGCGCCACTTTGTTAGTACATTCTTGTAGGGATTGGTAAGGGTTTTACATCAGATAAGTCCTTGCATGGTCTTTTCACGTGAAAGAGCCTTTATAAGGAGTTCAGTCAAAACGCTGGCACTTTCAGACGCGAGAATAAACGTTGAGGAACTAACTATCTGTTGTGTCCGACAATAATAGTGGCCATCAAAAATGGCAGCATACACACTACCGGAGGGATTCTCCGATTTTGACATGTTTGCATTCGGTTCAGCTCTTCTTGTTGGGGGTAAGTGAAATATTTTATGCCCAAAAATTTGAAAGAAAAGCTGTTATTTGCGTTAGCGAAATTGCATCCAGATGGAGCTACGTGGGATTTTAAAGAGATCTTAAAGGGACAGGTCTACTGATTTTAAAGAGATATTAAAGGGACAGGTCTACTGATTTTAAAGAGATCTTAAAGGGACAGGTCTACTGATTTTAAAGAGATCTTAAAGGGACAGGTCTACTGATTTTAAAGAGATATTAAAGGGACAGGTCTACTGATTTTAAAGAGATCTTAAAGGGACAGGTCTACTGATTTTAAAGAGATCTTAAAGGGACAGGTCTACTGATTTTAAAGAGATCTTAAAGCGACAGGTCTACTGATTTTAAAGAGATCTTAAAGGGACAGGTCTACTGATTTTGAAGAGATAATAAAGGGACAGGTCTACTGATTTTAAAGAGATATTAAAGGGACAGGTCTACTGATTTTAAAGAGATATTAAAGGGACAGGTCTACTGATTTTAAAGAGATCTTAAAGGGACAGGTCTACTGATTTTAAAGAGATCTTAAAGGGACAGGTCTACTGATTTTAAAGAGATATTAAAGGGACAGGTCTACTGATTTTAAAGAGATCTTAAAGGGACAGGTCTACTGATTTTAAAGAGATATTAAAGGGACAGGTCTACTGATTTTAAAGAGATATTAAAGAGACAGGTCTACTGATTTTAAAGAGATATTAAAGGGACAGGTCTACTGATTTTAAAGAGACATTAAAGGGACAGGTCTACTGATTTTAAAGAGACATTAAAGGGACAGGTCTACTGATTTTAAAGAGATCTTAAAGGGACAGGTCTACTGATTTTAAAGAGATATTAAAGGGACAGGTCTACTGATTTTAAAGAGACATTAAAGGGACAGGTCTACTGATTTTAAAGAGACATTAAAGGGACAGGTCTACTGATTTTAAAGAGACATTAAAGGGACAGGTCTACTGATTTTAAATCATGCCAAGATTGTCACTGGAagatgtaagtcgctctggataagagcgtctgctaaatgacttaaatgtaatgtaatgtaaatgtaatgtgaatAATCCGCAAGGATTTGAAGATGTGGTTCTGTAAGGTTGACATGTGAAATAGTCAAATAAAAGTGTGCGTAGATAAAATTCTACGATTTCTGACATTATAATATCCTATTCACATGTAGGCTATATAACTTAACTGAAATGTTAAACGTCCATTTTTAGTCTTTGTCTTTCCCCGCCCCATGATGATTTCTCTTCTTTCCACGTGTCTTTTAGGTCTTGTGGGATTCTTCCTCAACACCGTTTCAATACTGGCCTATATTAGCGTAAAGCAAATGCGAACTCCCAGTAATTTCCTTGTCTTTAACCTCGCCGTGGCTGACATTATGCTCAATACAACCGGCCTGATCGCTGCATACGCCAGCTTATCGTACAGGTATAAATGACCTTTGACACTGCATTAACGCCTGTGGAGGTTTCCTGTCTTATGTGTACAATAGTTGTTGTTAAAAACGCTCTTAAGCGTTTGAtcgaaaaaaatgtgtttttacaGACAGGACATCGGGACAAATCGTTCTCGTGAGGCACATTTTTTTTTTCCATGTAATATCTGAATAGCTATATTATGATGGATAGATCCTTTACTACACAAAGCTGTAATGTTAGCGTGTGTGATCATGACTTTATAGTTCAACTGAATAGAACCACAAGTCAAAGTAGGTGTATTTGGTGTAACAATTAGCTGCTAAATGAGTCATCATGTTTATGTAGGAATGTAGCCATTTTGAAACTGGTTTATGCCTGATTGGATTAGAAACACTGAGGCtgagtttacacaggcagcccaattctgatctttggCCAATAATTGGCCTTTTGTTCCAATCAGATCAGATCTCTTGCCAATAATCGGaccaaaagatcagaattgggctgcctgtgtgaacGCAGCCTAAATGCGCTCCTCTCTTCTCGTCACCCTAGACACTGGCCCTGGGGTCAAGACGGATGTAGCAACCACGCCGTCATAGGGATGACAGCGGTTCTGGCCTCTATCAGTTTCCTGGCTACCATCGCCTGGGACAGATATCACCAATATGTCACCAGTGGGTagtgtcctatatatatatatatgctttaTCTATATACATCTACAGATCTACAAACATATTCTTggaaaatgttaaataaatataaCAACGTTATTTTTTTTTGTTCCAGATCAGAAGCTGTTTTGGAGCACGGCCTGGACTTTTTCTATCATTATCTGGGGGTTGGCCATCTTCTGGGCGGCCGTCCCTCTGACTGGATGGGGAGTGTATGACTTTGAGCCAATGAGGACGTGCTGCACTCTA from Oncorhynchus keta strain PuntledgeMale-10-30-2019 chromosome 24, Oket_V2, whole genome shotgun sequence encodes the following:
- the LOC118380830 gene encoding RPE-retinal G protein-coupled receptor-like produces the protein MAAYTLPEGFSDFDMFAFGSALLVGGLVGFFLNTVSILAYISVKQMRTPSNFLVFNLAVADIMLNTTGLIAAYASLSYRHWPWGQDGCSNHAVIGMTAVLASISFLATIAWDRYHQYVTNQKLFWSTAWTFSIIIWGLAIFWAAVPLTGWGVYDFEPMRTCCTLDYTKGDKDYITYMGALTVFYLIFPAYVMKSNYDAIYAYFKKIHKHRWNTSVPLRVLLFCWGPYEVMCIYACFANAKLVSPKLRMLLPVLAKMNPIFNAWLYSFGNEFYRGGVWQFLTGQKFTEPVVVKLKGR